From the genome of Bradyrhizobium sp. SZCCHNS1050, one region includes:
- a CDS encoding caspase family protein, producing the protein MIERRTSRIFTAFIVTLVVSVGGNSMAADPSASTGLDAQGVAEFVLDTWKNFVEHQGKDDTLLHSENSAAVLCVDWRQFRTSAKEKAFGFSRWWAEWDNATAETSANIALKSCEEWRSTERSSCECQVIAKNLQPALNVMSGAIGSAPRNPPAHDVSSMGSPRLVLQAGHTGNVNKAMFGPNGVQIAYQNGQRASLPQEPMKRVAGLDIVVTEADGVLIIWDRKSGRELRRTPKVGKITSLSMSADGVWILGRDEGSLGHLWNTIDGEEVRTFQGVDFGIALSPDATLAVLSSRDPKSNGVYETATGQQLFRMDLDQIAQAQFSPDGDRVLTSSSGSISLWDIKRGRLLFRTYVPALDEVWLDQTGQRIIARASQIRENEKHEHEAFGTRVLVWDANGQQLFELRRDETVFHVRPTGDPDHLLIVGAEAQLWSLSMSKQLQVFASGPQKPPTNDHFDLPDLNDAVVTPSGRSVVTLHRSGTMRIWNLLTGAQIGLVEDASLKDAGALLVSSTDDEVLTLGNLSEPPRSWSLTELQLLHVFSRNDRLPRLSGVGFTSDGRLEVTSEGRTVVWDLESGRPAFEFRSAPVAAGDRGIYLVGDAGQVVSTRTGEPITHIKHPMAPLNVSVGLNGTRLAAEYRSGEVGLWDLTRGQAKFILPAAVKETSAFDEWHTSRILLSADGQFTAISRGNSVEVLRDDGTSLSTLASPQASEARPLAFSPSGKRLVVGCEDGLARIFKIVSGRLVGQIDLRFGEKVFSWDGDEVVQATFLSDEVVVARSRNGVFRDWREVGNPLIKVDHAIEQSMADSPAGQGVATLSVEVPRVSAFAVSPDVKLVATGGADGTIRLWNSATGERRAVLANNSALVGVAFSPKGDLIAGAGEDGSIKIWKLRSEGAVELATIVNFKDSQWSVFSPSGRFDTNRIEELVGLGWVLPDTRFRTFAPELFMRDYFEPRLIGRELQNPELVRPVPDVASLNRLQPIVRVLSAGGGATLDEAVVRVQASAVDDNSAPNGKTRTDAYDLRLFRDGELVGQWPEASDGSDEIGAWRQRTYLRPEAGAKTVTHDFVVKLPTRGRKGSSVFSAYAFNEDRVKSATASLEYQVPSDVARREARAYVVTVGANSYDAKERQLHFAVRDAEAMRESMSRLDGYKVVPVSLTSDGDDRTRWDATKAKIRAVLSRLAGKSTPSGSLAGVNGVDRLAQATPDDVVIVTFSGHGYTAKDGAFYLLPSDSGKDLDPATKPEVLAQFISGEELSEWLRPIDAGQMAMIIDACHSAASVDQPGFKPGPMGDRGLGQLAYDKAMRILAASQADDVALESNKLKQGLLTYALVHDGLAAGPDGKRAADTNHDGKVTIAEWLRYGEQHTPTLFEDIRAGRKDVTYVGRDSVVEPGFQQKVADHAQTPALFDFAREDPVAFHP; encoded by the coding sequence TTGATCGAGCGACGGACTTCAAGAATCTTCACGGCGTTTATTGTCACGCTGGTTGTCTCGGTCGGTGGAAATTCAATGGCCGCAGATCCCAGTGCATCGACGGGCCTTGACGCCCAAGGTGTTGCTGAATTTGTTCTCGACACGTGGAAAAACTTTGTAGAACACCAGGGCAAAGATGACACGCTTCTCCATAGCGAGAACAGCGCAGCCGTGCTTTGCGTGGACTGGCGGCAGTTCCGGACATCGGCAAAAGAGAAGGCGTTTGGCTTCTCGCGTTGGTGGGCCGAATGGGATAATGCCACGGCCGAGACGAGCGCCAACATAGCCCTCAAAAGTTGCGAGGAGTGGAGAAGTACCGAGCGATCTTCCTGTGAATGCCAGGTTATCGCCAAAAATCTGCAGCCTGCACTCAATGTGATGAGTGGGGCGATCGGAAGCGCACCGCGAAATCCTCCCGCTCATGATGTGAGTTCTATGGGATCACCTCGCCTGGTTCTCCAAGCTGGTCATACCGGCAATGTGAACAAGGCGATGTTTGGCCCGAATGGAGTGCAGATCGCCTACCAAAACGGACAACGAGCGTCGCTACCGCAAGAGCCCATGAAGCGGGTCGCTGGCCTCGATATCGTCGTCACTGAGGCCGATGGGGTACTGATAATTTGGGATCGCAAATCCGGGCGCGAACTCAGACGCACGCCCAAAGTTGGCAAGATTACATCGCTATCCATGTCTGCGGACGGCGTCTGGATCCTCGGGCGTGATGAGGGGAGCCTGGGACATCTTTGGAATACGATCGATGGGGAGGAAGTCAGGACTTTCCAAGGCGTTGACTTCGGAATCGCGCTTTCGCCAGATGCGACGCTTGCCGTTTTGAGCTCTCGAGACCCAAAATCAAATGGCGTTTACGAGACGGCCACCGGCCAACAGCTATTTCGAATGGATCTCGATCAAATCGCGCAGGCACAATTCTCCCCGGACGGCGATCGAGTGCTGACCTCTAGCTCCGGCAGCATCAGCCTTTGGGATATCAAGCGAGGACGACTTCTGTTCAGGACCTACGTTCCAGCGCTTGATGAGGTATGGCTGGATCAAACCGGACAACGTATCATCGCCCGGGCGTCTCAAATCCGTGAAAATGAAAAGCACGAGCATGAGGCCTTCGGCACACGCGTTCTGGTGTGGGACGCCAACGGGCAGCAGCTCTTCGAGTTGCGGCGTGATGAGACGGTTTTCCATGTGCGCCCAACGGGTGATCCGGATCATTTGCTAATCGTCGGTGCGGAGGCTCAGTTGTGGAGCCTCTCGATGTCTAAGCAACTACAGGTGTTCGCTTCGGGGCCACAGAAACCGCCGACAAATGATCACTTTGACCTGCCTGATTTAAACGACGCGGTCGTAACTCCGAGTGGGCGTTCAGTCGTAACGCTTCACCGTAGCGGAACCATGCGCATCTGGAATTTGTTGACGGGAGCGCAAATCGGACTGGTTGAGGACGCCTCGCTGAAGGACGCCGGCGCGCTATTGGTGAGTTCAACAGACGACGAGGTCCTCACTCTTGGGAATCTGAGCGAGCCGCCGCGATCCTGGTCCCTTACGGAGCTGCAACTGCTACATGTGTTTTCGCGGAATGATCGTCTTCCACGGCTTTCAGGCGTTGGGTTTACCTCCGACGGCAGACTCGAAGTGACTAGCGAGGGCCGAACGGTGGTGTGGGATTTGGAGTCTGGGCGTCCTGCCTTTGAGTTTCGATCAGCACCTGTAGCGGCCGGTGATCGTGGAATTTACCTTGTCGGTGATGCGGGCCAGGTGGTCTCAACCAGGACGGGCGAGCCGATAACGCACATCAAGCACCCAATGGCCCCTCTGAACGTTTCGGTAGGCTTAAATGGGACCCGGCTTGCTGCCGAATATAGGAGTGGGGAGGTAGGCCTTTGGGATCTCACCAGAGGGCAAGCCAAGTTTATTTTGCCTGCGGCTGTCAAAGAGACGTCAGCTTTTGATGAGTGGCACACATCGCGAATTCTTCTATCCGCGGACGGGCAGTTCACGGCCATCAGCCGTGGCAATTCGGTCGAAGTTCTGAGAGATGACGGTACCTCGCTTTCGACTTTGGCCTCACCTCAAGCGTCGGAAGCCCGACCTCTTGCCTTTTCGCCATCTGGCAAGAGGTTAGTAGTGGGATGTGAAGATGGGCTAGCCCGTATTTTCAAAATCGTTAGTGGAAGGCTCGTTGGCCAAATCGATCTGAGGTTCGGGGAGAAGGTATTTTCTTGGGATGGTGACGAAGTTGTACAAGCCACATTTTTGAGTGACGAAGTCGTCGTTGCACGTAGCAGGAACGGTGTGTTTCGCGACTGGCGGGAGGTGGGGAATCCGTTGATCAAGGTGGATCATGCGATCGAGCAAAGCATGGCGGACTCTCCTGCGGGTCAAGGTGTAGCTACGTTGTCTGTCGAAGTTCCTCGCGTCTCGGCGTTCGCGGTATCCCCAGATGTTAAGTTAGTTGCGACCGGTGGTGCCGATGGAACAATACGGCTTTGGAACAGTGCAACGGGGGAGAGACGTGCAGTCCTCGCTAACAATTCTGCTCTTGTGGGCGTCGCCTTTTCGCCAAAAGGAGACCTGATTGCCGGTGCTGGTGAGGACGGCTCCATCAAGATTTGGAAGTTGCGTTCGGAGGGGGCTGTCGAACTTGCGACAATCGTAAACTTCAAAGACAGTCAGTGGTCAGTGTTTTCTCCCTCGGGACGATTTGATACCAACCGTATCGAGGAATTGGTCGGGCTTGGCTGGGTGCTTCCGGATACCCGGTTCCGGACGTTTGCGCCGGAATTATTCATGCGCGACTACTTTGAACCGCGATTGATCGGCCGCGAATTGCAAAATCCCGAATTGGTTCGGCCCGTTCCTGACGTGGCCTCTTTAAATAGATTGCAGCCCATTGTGCGGGTCCTGAGCGCCGGTGGAGGCGCGACGTTGGACGAAGCTGTGGTGAGGGTTCAGGCTTCGGCGGTGGATGATAATTCGGCGCCAAATGGCAAGACGCGTACGGATGCGTATGACCTTCGGCTGTTTCGGGACGGTGAATTGGTGGGACAATGGCCGGAAGCGTCAGATGGTAGCGACGAGATTGGGGCTTGGCGGCAGAGGACGTATCTCAGGCCAGAGGCGGGAGCGAAGACCGTAACGCATGACTTCGTGGTCAAGCTGCCGACCAGAGGACGGAAGGGGAGCAGCGTCTTCTCGGCGTATGCTTTCAATGAGGATCGGGTGAAGAGCGCGACGGCGTCGCTGGAGTACCAGGTCCCCAGCGACGTCGCACGGCGGGAGGCGAGAGCCTATGTGGTGACGGTTGGAGCCAACAGTTACGATGCGAAGGAACGCCAGTTGCACTTCGCCGTGCGTGATGCAGAGGCTATGCGCGAGAGTATGTCCAGGCTGGACGGCTACAAGGTGGTGCCGGTGAGCCTCACATCGGACGGAGACGATCGAACCAGGTGGGACGCGACGAAGGCCAAAATCCGGGCGGTCCTTTCGAGGTTGGCTGGGAAGTCAACGCCGTCGGGATCGCTGGCGGGGGTGAACGGCGTCGACCGGCTTGCGCAGGCCACACCGGACGACGTGGTGATAGTTACCTTCTCTGGCCATGGCTACACGGCCAAAGACGGGGCGTTCTACCTGCTGCCCTCCGATTCAGGGAAAGATCTGGATCCGGCCACCAAGCCTGAGGTGCTCGCCCAATTCATCTCGGGCGAGGAGCTCAGCGAATGGCTTCGTCCGATCGATGCAGGCCAGATGGCGATGATCATAGACGCCTGCCATTCGGCCGCGAGCGTCGATCAACCTGGCTTCAAGCCGGGACCAATGGGAGACCGGGGTCTCGGCCAGCTCGCCTACGACAAGGCGATGCGCATCCTGGCCGCCAGCCAGGCCGACGACGTGGCGCTAGAGAGCAATAAACTGAAGCAGGGTCTGCTGACCTATGCCCTGGTACACGACGGGCTGGCTGCGGGCCCCGACGGAAAGCGCGCTGCTGACACCAACCACGACGGCAAGGTCACGATCGCTGAATGGCTCAGATATGGCGAGCAGCACACTCCGACCCTATTCGAGGATATCAGGGCCGGTCGCAAAGACGTTACCTACGTCGGACGTGACTCCGTCGTAGAGCCGGGCTTCCAGCAGAAGGTCGCCGACCACGCTCAGACCCCAGCCCTCTTCGACTTCGCTCGCGAGGACCCAGTCGCCTTTCACCCCTAA
- a CDS encoding IS3 family transposase (programmed frameshift), producing the protein MKRKRFTEEQIIAVLKEHEAGAKTADLARKHGISEATFYNWKAKFGGMDVSEAKRLKALEDENAKLKKLLAEQMLDAAALRELLSKKLVRPAAKRAAAAHLQAKLGLSERRACSIVGADRTMVRYRSRRPPDTALRGRLRELASERRRFGYRRLFILLRREGEPSGINRVHRLYREEGLTVRKRRSRRKACGVRVPILVDARPNARWSLDFVSDQFVGGRRFRILNIVDDVTKECLGAIADTSLSGRRVARELTSIIARRGKPGSIVSDNGTEFTSNAMLAWCRDNAIDWHFIAPGKPIQNAFVESFNGRMRDEFLNETLFFGLDDTRRRLAAWVADYNNARPHSSLRYQTPAAFAANLTATGDRLRNPDQLRQSPVAPPAPLGVQPTRTLNSAG; encoded by the exons ATGAAGCGAAAGCGGTTCACGGAAGAGCAGATCATCGCGGTTTTGAAGGAGCACGAGGCCGGTGCGAAGACGGCCGATCTGGCTCGGAAGCACGGGATTTCGGAAGCGACGTTCTACAATTGGAAGGCTAAATTCGGCGGCATGGACGTCTCCGAAGCCAAGCGGCTGAAGGCGCTCGAGGACGAGAATGCCAAGCTGAAGAAGCTGCTGGCCGAGCAGATGCTCGATGCGGCCGCGCTGCGGGAGCTGCTCTCAAAAAAAT TGGTAAGGCCTGCCGCCAAGCGCGCCGCGGCGGCGCACCTGCAGGCCAAGCTGGGCCTGTCGGAACGGCGGGCCTGTTCGATCGTCGGAGCGGACCGGACGATGGTCCGCTACCGGTCCCGCCGGCCCCCCGACACCGCGCTTCGGGGCCGCTTGCGCGAGCTCGCCAGCGAGCGGCGGCGCTTCGGCTATCGACGGCTGTTCATTCTGTTGCGGCGGGAGGGCGAGCCGTCCGGGATCAACCGCGTCCATCGACTTTACCGGGAGGAAGGGCTCACGGTGCGCAAGCGCCGCAGCCGCCGCAAGGCCTGCGGCGTCCGCGTGCCAATCCTGGTCGATGCGAGGCCGAATGCGCGCTGGTCGCTGGACTTCGTGTCCGATCAGTTCGTAGGCGGGCGGCGCTTCCGCATCCTCAACATCGTTGACGACGTCACCAAGGAGTGCCTGGGCGCGATTGCCGACACTTCGCTCTCGGGGCGGCGGGTGGCGCGGGAGCTGACCTCGATCATCGCCCGGCGCGGCAAGCCGGGCTCGATCGTCTCGGACAACGGCACCGAGTTTACCAGCAACGCGATGCTGGCCTGGTGCAGGGACAACGCGATCGACTGGCACTTCATCGCACCGGGCAAGCCGATCCAGAACGCCTTCGTCGAGAGCTTCAACGGCCGGATGCGCGACGAGTTCTTGAATGAAACGCTGTTCTTCGGTCTCGATGATACCAGGCGCAGGCTCGCCGCCTGGGTTGCCGACTACAACAACGCGCGGCCGCATTCCTCGCTGAGATACCAGACCCCTGCGGCCTTTGCCGCCAACCTCACCGCAACGGGCGATCGGCTGCGCAACCCCGACCAGCTCCGCCAATCGCCCGTTGCTCCACCCGCGCCACTCGGCGTACAACCCACCCGGACTCTAAACTCTGCTGGATGA